The genomic stretch TCGTCTTCGTGCATCGCCGCGATCATGCGCTCGGTCAAGGCTTCGAACGACTCGCCGTTCTCATTGGCCCGATTGATGATCTTGTCGTCGATGTCGGTGATGTTGCGCACGTAGGTCAGGTCGTACCCGCTGAACCGCAACCAGCGGGTCACCAGGTCGAACGCGACCATGCTGCGGCCGTGGCCGAGGTGGCAGTAGTCGTACACGGTCATGCCGCACACGTACATGCGCACCTTGTTGCCATCGAGCGGCTTGAAGACTTCTTTGCTCTTGGTGAGCGTGTTGTAGATCGTTAGCACGTTAGTTCCTTGACTGAATCACTGACCCCAGGAGTCGCGCAGGGTCACGGTACGGTTGAATACCGGAGCGCCCGGTTTCGAGTCCTTGATATCCGCGCAGAAGTAACCTTCGCGCTCGAACTGGAAACGGTCTTCCGGCTGTGCATCGCCCAGCGAAGGCTCGGCACGACAACCGGTGAGGACTTGCAGTGAGTCAGGGTTGATGTTGTCCAGGAAACTGGCGCTGTCTTCGGCCTTCTCAGGGTTGGCCGAGCGGAACAGGCGATCGTACAGGCGCACTTCGCACTCGATGCTGGCAGCCGCCGGCACCCAATGCACCACACCCTTGACCTTGCGGCCTTCAGGGTTCTTGCCCAGGGTGTCTGGATCGTAGGAGCAGCGCAGCTCGACGATATTGCCGTCGGCATCCTTGATCGCTTCGTCGGCGCGAATCACGTAGCTGCCGCGCAGGCGCACTTCACCGCCCGGCTCCAGGCGCTTGTAGCCTTTTGGCGGCTCTTCCATGAAGTCATCGCGGTCGATGTAGATTTCACGGGCGAACGGCAGCTTGCGCACGCCCAGCTCTTCTTTCTGCGGATGACGCGGCAGTTCGAGGTTTTCGACCTGGTCTTGCGGATAGTTGGTGATCACCACCTTCAACGGACGCAGCACGCACATGGCGCGCGGAGCGTTCGCGTCGAGATCCTGACGGATGCTGAATTCCAGCATGCCGAAGTCGACCACGCCATCGGAACGGTTGGTGCCAACCATGTCGCAGAAGTTGCGGATCGACGCCGGGGTGTAGCCGCGACGACGGAAGCCCGACAGCGTCGACATACGCGGGTCATCCCAGCCATGTACGTGCTTTTCATCGACCAGTTGCTTGAGCTTGCGCTTGCTGGTGATGGTGTAGTTCAGGTTCAGGCGGCTGAATTCGTACTGGCGCGGCTTGGCCGGCACCGGCAGCGCGTCCAGGAACCACTCGTACAGCGGACGATGGCTTTCGAACTCCAGGGTGCAGATCGAGTGGGTGATGCCTTCGATGGCATCCGACTGACCGTGGGTGAAGTCATAGTTGGGGTAGATGCACCACTTGTCACCGGTCTGGTGGTGGTGGGCATGACGGATGCGGTACATGATCGGGTCGCGCAGGTTCATGTTCGGCGAGGCCATGTCGATCTTGGCCCGCAGCACCCGTGCACCGTCCTGAAACTCACCGGCTTTCATGCGGGCGAACAGGTCGAGGTTTTCTTCCACGCTGCGCTCACGGAACGGGCTGTTCTTGCCCGGCTCGGTCAGGCTGCCGCGGTATTCCTTGGCCTGCTCAGGGGTCAGGTCGTCGACATAGGCCTTGCCCGCCTTGATCAGCTCGACCGCCCAGTCGTGCAACTGGTCGAAATACTGCGAGGCATAGCGCACTTCACCGGACCACTGGAAACCCAGCCACTTGACGTCGCTTTCGATGGCATCGATGTATTCCTGGTCTTCCTTG from Pseudomonas sp. S04 encodes the following:
- a CDS encoding glutamine--tRNA ligase/YqeY domain fusion protein — protein: MSKPTVDPASNSKNGPAVPVNFLRPIIQADLDSGKHTQIVTRFPPEPNGYLHIGHAKSICVNFGLAQEFGGVTHLRFDDTNPAKEDQEYIDAIESDVKWLGFQWSGEVRYASQYFDQLHDWAVELIKAGKAYVDDLTPEQAKEYRGSLTEPGKNSPFRERSVEENLDLFARMKAGEFQDGARVLRAKIDMASPNMNLRDPIMYRIRHAHHHQTGDKWCIYPNYDFTHGQSDAIEGITHSICTLEFESHRPLYEWFLDALPVPAKPRQYEFSRLNLNYTITSKRKLKQLVDEKHVHGWDDPRMSTLSGFRRRGYTPASIRNFCDMVGTNRSDGVVDFGMLEFSIRQDLDANAPRAMCVLRPLKVVITNYPQDQVENLELPRHPQKEELGVRKLPFAREIYIDRDDFMEEPPKGYKRLEPGGEVRLRGSYVIRADEAIKDADGNIVELRCSYDPDTLGKNPEGRKVKGVVHWVPAAASIECEVRLYDRLFRSANPEKAEDSASFLDNINPDSLQVLTGCRAEPSLGDAQPEDRFQFEREGYFCADIKDSKPGAPVFNRTVTLRDSWGQ